A stretch of the Helicoverpa zea isolate HzStark_Cry1AcR chromosome 15, ilHelZeax1.1, whole genome shotgun sequence genome encodes the following:
- the LOC124636985 gene encoding dolichol kinase translates to MDRTRKKATFYQEMHKQLDAKLFRIVRTVDRQITRNLKDGHIETRPSTTNGLWCCVLLPTVLFLYATLYEVSELYTFLAYISIGLMAHSFLFIVFTSVSCLVLKDNIYGGCVASSLTATLLLYGIQRQGLVFSLMFSMASIFSFSALLRISLTWYPKTFTMGEAMIVTQSMVLFAIMAVCETLYKMGDRQDEELRFIYSVIFAILSTVAIIVAALYALDDSQRTISVFCYILSVAGTYTLMILHAQVGVDCIVRLAEYVILDSGRVKLFLLWLSSAAIAAFVILVRTQLKVKASTVTRKTFHVLASIVFLSGILFDIKLMTLAAGVGFGLLILIEALRKSRIEPISSALQAAFNVYSDEKDVGSFAMTPLYLYIGLACPLVLVPVHPGYELELLSGVLSIGVGDTAASWFGSKYGFNKWADGHKTLEGTVFNILTQVGVMHALHLFGLLDISNASLRVAVTAAISGLVEAKTEQVDNLVLPLVTLIAFQLTSMLC, encoded by the exons ATGGATAGAACTAGAaaaaaagctactttttatcaggaaaTGCATAAACAACTTGACGCAAAATTATTTCGGATAGTCAGAACCGTTGATAGACAAATAACAAGAAATTTAAAAGATGGACATATCGAGACAAG aCCATCCACCACAAATGGGCTATGGTGTTGTGTCCTTCTGCCAACAGTCCTCTTCCTTTATGCGACACTTTATGAAGTATCGGAACTATACACATTCCTGGCGTATATATCAATAGGTTTGATGGCCCATAGCTTCCTTTTCATAGTGTTTACGTCTGTATCCTGCTTGGTGTTAAAGGACAATATCTATGGAGGATGTGTTGCATCGTCTCTCACAGCTACATTGCTGTTGTATGGGATTCAGAGACAAG gaTTGGTATTTTCCTTGATGTTCTCAATGGCATCAATCTTTTCATTCAGTGCACTATTAAGGATATCTCTCACATGGTACCCAAAGACTTTCACCATGGGAGAAGCCATGATAGTCACACAGAGTATGGTCTTATTCGCCATAATGGCAGTCTGCGAGACCCTGTACAAAATGGGTGATAGACAAGATGAAGAACtcagatttatttattctgttatattt GCCATATTATCAACAGTGGCAATTATTGTTGCAGCGTTATATGCGTTGGACGATTCCCAAAGAACTATTTCGGTTTTTTGTTATATCTTGAGTGTAGCGGGAACATATACCCTTATGATTTTACACGCACAAGTTGGCGTTGATTGCATAGTGCGACTTGCGGAATATGTTATACTGGATTCTGGTAGG GTGAAACTATTTCTATTGTGGCTCAGTTCGGCAGCCATAGCAGCGTTTGTCATACTAGTCCGCACTCAACTCAAAGTGAAAGCAAGCACAGTCACTCGTAAGACGTTTCACGTGCTGGCATCAATAGTATTTCTGTCTGGAATCTTGTTTGACATCAAACTGATGACCCTGGCTGCTGGAGTTGGGTTCGGTCTTCTCATATTAATTGAG GCACTTAGAAAATCTAGAATAGAACCAATTTCGTCAGCTCTCCAAGCTGCATTCAATGTGTATAGTGATGAAAAG GATGTGGGTAGTTTCGCGATGACACCACTATACTTATACATAGGCCTGGCTTGTCCACTGGTCTTGGTACCCGTACACCCGGGCTACGAGCTGGAGTTACTCAGTGGTGTCCTGTCGATAGGAGTTGGAGATACTGCTGCGAGCTGGTTCGGATCCAAATACGGATTCAATAAATGGGCAG ATGGACACAAAACGTTAGAAGGCACAGTTTTCAACATCCTGACACAAGTAGGAGTTATGCATGCACTTCACCTGTTTG